From the genome of Thermoproteales archaeon:
TTCCTAGGAGGATGGCTGGGAATAACCCTGGCAGGGATAGTTTGCGGAATAGAGCTGGGAATTTCAAGCCAGTTTATCTTCGAACTTCCAGTCACAGTTTCCGTAATGGGCGGATGGCATGCTTTACTAGGAACTATTGAAGGTATAATAACAGCAGGCGTTGTCGCATATATCCAAAAGAGAGCTCCCCATCTAATAAAATAAGGTGATAGTTAATGATATCGAAGAAAGCTATCATATTAACTTTTATCTTAGTAATTATAAGCCCAATATTTGGCGTTATACTCGCAGATATGGTTGGTTACCACGAACCTTTGGATTTAGCTGCTGAGTCTCTGGGGCTTGAGGATATTTCCGAAGAAATTAATTGGACGCCATTCTTTGATTATACAGTTCCAGGATTACCTGATGTTATAGGGTATATAATCGCAGGTTTTATAGGAGTGTTTGTCGTACTTGGGTTAGGTATCGGATTATCTAAAATAATGGGTAGTAAATAAATGCGGCAGAAAAAACTGACCATAGCTTTCATAGAGGAAATAGCTGAAATATTCGAAATTTTAAATTATGAAAATCCCAAAGTTTTTTTAAATCCTCCAATTGCGATTTTATCAGCAATAATTCTTACTTTTACAACTTCTTTTAGCGTTGGCTTATTGATACCGCTCTTAATTATGTTTTTCAGTCTCATACTTTCTGCCCTGTTGAGAATAAATATTAGGCAATGGATAAAACCAGTCCTGTTTATTTTATTTATAACTATTTTTGTTTCATTACCCTTATTCCTAGCTCAAATTAGCGGAGTCAATATTTCAAACAAAAACTGGGAAGACGCCGTATACCTTATCTTGAGATCAACAGCTGCTGCTTCAATTTTCATAACGATAATAGCTCACCTGGGATGGTTGAATCTTCTAAAGGGATTAAGAAATATTGGCATACCTGAAGAAATCGTG
Proteins encoded in this window:
- a CDS encoding PDGLE domain-containing protein, with the protein product MISKKAIILTFILVIISPIFGVILADMVGYHEPLDLAAESLGLEDISEEINWTPFFDYTVPGLPDVIGYIIAGFIGVFVVLGLGIGLSKIMGSK